The genomic window CAGGCCCCGGCGGGCCCCGGCCAGCGCCCCCCCCAACCGGCAAAAAATTATAGAAAAAAGCTCGCTTCTGCGGTATAAATAGGGTAGCCGGTGGCCCCGCGGCAAGTACGGGGCAGGCCCTCTCCCGAGGCTTCCATTGAAGGAACCCCCACAGTCAAGGAGGCTGATATGGTTACCCTGTTTAAGTTCATACATCTCTTATCCATCGTCGTCTGGATCGGCTCGGTCGTCTTCTTCAGCTTCTTCGCCGCGCCGAGTATCTTCAAGGTGCTTCCGCGCGAGACGGCCGGGGACGTGGTGGGCGACATATTCCCGAAGTACTGGATCATAAATTACTTCTGCAGCCTGGTCGCCCTCTTTACGCTCCTCGGCCTCTCCTTAATGGAGGGGGTGTTCCCCTTCCTGCGCGTGGCGGTGCTCGCAGCACTCACGCTCCTTGTCTTCTACTCGGGGATCTTCATCGGCAGCGAGGCGAGGGACGTCAAGGCACGGATGAAGGCCGTGGAGGACAGGGCCGAAAGGGAAAAGATGAGGGAGGAGTTCAAAAGGCTCCACAGGAAGAGTTCCACGATGAACATGGTCGTGCTCACCGTGGGACTTATCTTCATATGGCTTACCGCCGCGGGCATCAGCTTATAGCAGGACAATAAAAAAAAGGAGGGCATTACTATGGGTAAGACCTACAAGAAGATAGAACTCGTCGGGGTATCGCCCAAGAG from Thermodesulfobacteriota bacterium includes these protein-coding regions:
- a CDS encoding DUF4149 domain-containing protein, translating into MVTLFKFIHLLSIVVWIGSVVFFSFFAAPSIFKVLPRETAGDVVGDIFPKYWIINYFCSLVALFTLLGLSLMEGVFPFLRVAVLAALTLLVFYSGIFIGSEARDVKARMKAVEDRAEREKMREEFKRLHRKSSTMNMVVLTVGLIFIWLTAAGISL